The following proteins come from a genomic window of Rhodoligotrophos sp. CJ14:
- a CDS encoding substrate-binding protein, protein MDKNTRNARGLTRRDVLKTTALAATTIAAPAIFTRPLRAADPIRIGVISPLTGAWTVYGKAHSAGFQLAVDEINQAGGVLGRQIEVVLADSKTEPRIVVEQANRLIRQERVDFLAGTFSSAERNAAGPVVKAANKILLYPTFYEGQEKEYFPGVCNPNIFMFGPEPTQQVWPHMEYMIKNFGKKFFMIGSDYAWPRVTNAVTKEKLKELGGEVVGEVYIPFNTPQYESVLRDIRNSGADIIFHSLTGSDTVNFRQQFAAAGMKKDFTLWTVDDEEVVTSGLGPDVSEGTYVSFDYFMSINNPNNKPFLDRFKAKFGQDALMNTVGVGMYNAAHMAALALAKAGEVSTDALRENLKGIGFDKAPQGTVKMREIDNQAVLPSYLMKVRAGWTSVNDMFEEVQSLQSVEPVNARCDLPL, encoded by the coding sequence ATGGACAAGAATACCCGAAATGCGCGCGGGCTCACCCGCCGCGACGTTCTAAAGACAACCGCGCTCGCGGCAACAACGATTGCCGCACCGGCGATTTTCACACGGCCGCTGCGGGCGGCCGATCCGATCCGGATCGGCGTGATTTCGCCCCTGACCGGTGCTTGGACCGTCTATGGCAAGGCGCATAGCGCAGGGTTCCAGCTCGCAGTGGATGAGATCAACCAGGCCGGGGGCGTGCTGGGCCGGCAGATCGAAGTGGTGCTCGCGGATTCGAAGACCGAGCCGCGCATCGTGGTCGAGCAGGCGAACCGGCTGATCCGGCAGGAACGGGTGGATTTCCTGGCCGGCACCTTCTCGAGTGCCGAACGCAACGCGGCGGGGCCCGTGGTCAAGGCGGCGAACAAGATTCTGCTTTATCCAACCTTCTATGAGGGGCAGGAAAAGGAATACTTCCCTGGGGTGTGCAATCCCAACATCTTCATGTTCGGACCCGAGCCGACCCAGCAGGTCTGGCCGCATATGGAGTATATGATCAAGAATTTCGGCAAGAAGTTCTTCATGATCGGGTCGGATTACGCTTGGCCGCGGGTGACCAATGCGGTCACGAAGGAGAAGCTCAAGGAACTCGGCGGCGAGGTGGTCGGAGAGGTCTATATCCCCTTCAACACGCCGCAATATGAGTCCGTGCTGCGCGACATCCGGAATTCAGGCGCCGACATTATCTTCCATTCGCTGACCGGCAGCGACACTGTGAATTTCCGCCAGCAATTCGCGGCGGCTGGCATGAAGAAGGATTTCACATTGTGGACGGTCGACGACGAGGAAGTCGTCACCTCCGGCTTGGGGCCCGATGTGTCGGAGGGCACCTATGTGAGCTTCGACTATTTCATGTCGATCAACAATCCCAACAACAAGCCCTTCCTCGACCGGTTCAAGGCGAAGTTCGGCCAGGACGCGCTCATGAATACGGTGGGTGTCGGCATGTATAACGCGGCGCATATGGCGGCGCTCGCCCTTGCCAAGGCAGGCGAGGTCAGCACGGATGCGCTGCGTGAGAACCTCAAGGGCATCGGCTTCGACAAGGCGCCGCAAGGCACGGTCAAGATGCGCGAGATCGACAATCAGGCCGTGCTCCCGTCATATCTCATGAAGGTGCGCGCGGGCTGGACGAGCGTGAACGACATGTTCGAAGAGGTGCAGTCGCTCCAGTCGGTCGAGCCAGTCAACGCGCGCTGCGACCTGCCGCTCTGA
- a CDS encoding nitrilase family protein, which produces MTEGTGRSEAVVKVACIQMEPRVGSKSANVRRTIELIEEAASKGAKLLVLPELCNSGYVFETREEAFAESEEVPNGETSKAWVELASRRGLHIVAGINEREGDLLYNSAVVIGPNGHIGTFRKLHLWNEENLFFEPGNLGMPVFRTPVGRIACNICYDSWFPESFRLAALQGADIVCVPTNWVPIPGQREGERAMANTLVMAAAHSNSVFIAAADRIGTERGQPFEGQSLIVSYTGWPIGGPASKDREEIIYAEINLADARRNRNWTAFNQPLRDRRIDVYDEMLGSGHEAGWY; this is translated from the coding sequence ATGACGGAAGGAACAGGGCGCAGCGAAGCCGTAGTCAAGGTCGCTTGCATCCAGATGGAGCCGAGGGTTGGCAGCAAATCGGCGAATGTCCGGCGCACCATCGAGCTGATCGAGGAAGCCGCCTCCAAGGGCGCGAAGCTTCTGGTTCTGCCGGAGCTGTGCAATTCCGGCTATGTGTTCGAAACCCGGGAGGAGGCCTTCGCCGAATCAGAGGAGGTTCCGAACGGGGAGACGAGCAAGGCCTGGGTGGAGCTGGCCAGCCGCCGCGGTCTACATATCGTTGCGGGCATCAATGAGCGCGAGGGCGACCTGCTCTACAACAGCGCGGTGGTGATCGGGCCCAATGGGCATATCGGGACTTTCCGCAAGCTGCATCTGTGGAACGAGGAAAACCTGTTTTTCGAGCCGGGCAATCTCGGCATGCCGGTGTTCCGCACGCCGGTCGGCCGGATCGCCTGCAACATCTGCTATGACAGCTGGTTTCCGGAGAGCTTCCGGCTCGCGGCCTTGCAGGGCGCCGATATCGTCTGTGTGCCGACCAACTGGGTGCCGATTCCCGGTCAGCGCGAGGGCGAGCGGGCGATGGCCAATACGCTGGTCATGGCGGCTGCGCATAGCAATAGCGTGTTCATTGCGGCAGCCGATCGTATCGGCACGGAGCGTGGCCAGCCCTTCGAGGGTCAGAGCCTAATCGTCAGCTATACGGGCTGGCCGATCGGCGGACCGGCCAGCAAGGATCGCGAAGAGATCATCTATGCCGAGATCAACCTGGCGGATGCGCGCCGGAACCGGAACTGGACGGCATTCAATCAGCCGCTCCGGGATCGTCGGATCGATGTCTATGACGAGATGCTCGGCAGCGGGCATGAGGCCGGCTGGTACTGA
- a CDS encoding PhzF family phenazine biosynthesis protein, producing the protein MARDYAFLTLDVFTSQPFGGNPLGVFPKADGLDTPTMQAIAAELNLSETVFITSPDDGSPPRLRIFTPKSELPFAGHPTVGAATVIADRTGRIGKGEFSIGTTAGQARAEVQRREDGLLEASVIAPRLPASGPAPGSDEAAAVLGLNEDQIIAPPIAFEAGVPITFVRLASREALSKARIDTAIWNEVFRNAWAPQVYPFFMADWQNGREIHARLFAPGVGIPEDPATGAAAVALAGVLHELQRPADRTVSWLIRQGEDMGRPSRIALSATEEDDHLVSVSIGGPVVPMTRGTLSLS; encoded by the coding sequence ATGGCGCGCGATTATGCCTTCCTCACCCTTGATGTATTCACCAGCCAGCCTTTCGGGGGAAATCCCCTGGGCGTATTTCCGAAGGCCGATGGTCTGGACACACCCACCATGCAGGCTATTGCGGCTGAGTTGAACCTCAGCGAGACCGTGTTCATTACGAGCCCAGATGACGGCAGCCCCCCTCGCCTGAGGATCTTCACACCCAAGAGCGAACTGCCCTTTGCCGGACATCCCACTGTCGGAGCAGCAACCGTCATTGCTGACCGGACGGGCCGCATCGGCAAGGGGGAATTCTCAATCGGGACCACGGCCGGGCAGGCACGCGCTGAGGTGCAACGGCGCGAGGATGGCCTGCTGGAAGCGTCCGTGATTGCACCCCGGCTCCCCGCCTCCGGACCAGCGCCAGGATCAGACGAGGCAGCAGCCGTCCTCGGGCTGAACGAAGATCAGATCATAGCACCCCCGATCGCCTTCGAGGCGGGTGTTCCCATTACCTTCGTCCGGTTGGCGAGCCGCGAGGCTCTGAGCAAAGCCCGCATCGATACTGCCATTTGGAATGAGGTTTTCCGCAACGCCTGGGCACCGCAGGTCTATCCCTTCTTCATGGCAGACTGGCAAAATGGACGCGAGATCCACGCGAGACTATTCGCCCCCGGCGTCGGCATTCCCGAGGATCCCGCAACGGGTGCCGCGGCCGTCGCGCTCGCAGGCGTCCTGCACGAGCTCCAGCGTCCGGCTGATCGCACTGTGAGCTGGCTCATTCGTCAGGGCGAGGATATGGGCCGGCCGAGCAGGATCGCACTGAGTGCGACGGAGGAGGATGACCACCTTGTTTCGGTCAGTATAGGCGGCCCGGTTGTGCCGATGACCCGAGGCACACTGTCGCTCTCTTGA
- a CDS encoding cupin domain-containing protein: MLKLGEMTDLGPKLKQARKTKRMRLKDVADAVGCSESLLSKIERARITPSLRMLHRIATVLDTSIGYLFATPQHTEIGVYRNGERPTVLIEGDQPGMAIRLERLVGYSDDQVIDGNIHVIDPGASNGGEIKHNGQEVGYVLEGELELTVAGILYQLRPGDSFFLKSDLPHSYRNPGRTVTRVVWINTPPTF, encoded by the coding sequence ATGCTGAAACTCGGCGAGATGACGGATCTCGGCCCCAAGCTAAAGCAGGCGCGTAAGACCAAGCGCATGCGCCTGAAGGATGTCGCCGACGCGGTCGGCTGTTCGGAAAGCCTGCTCTCCAAGATCGAGCGGGCCAGGATCACCCCGTCCTTGCGCATGCTGCATCGCATCGCGACCGTCTTGGACACGAGTATCGGCTATCTCTTTGCCACACCGCAGCACACAGAAATCGGCGTCTATCGGAATGGCGAGCGCCCCACGGTTCTCATTGAGGGCGATCAACCCGGCATGGCGATCCGCCTAGAGCGGCTCGTCGGCTATAGTGATGACCAGGTCATCGACGGCAATATCCATGTGATCGACCCCGGCGCGTCCAATGGCGGCGAGATCAAGCACAATGGGCAAGAAGTCGGCTACGTCTTGGAGGGCGAGCTCGAGCTGACTGTCGCCGGCATCCTCTACCAGCTTCGCCCCGGCGATTCTTTCTTCCTCAAATCCGACCTGCCCCATAGCTACAGGAATCCCGGCAGGACGGTGACCCGGGTTGTCTGGATCAATACGCCCCCGACATTCTGA
- a CDS encoding HNH endonuclease, producing MDGFVTSPQAYPALVLNADFRPLSYYPLSLWAWQDAVKSVFLDRVNIVSYYDRVVRSPTFEFRLPSVVALKSYVKPARYPAFTRFNLFLRDRFTCQYCGSRDDLTFDHVIPRSRGGQTTWDNVVAACAPCNLAKGGMLPDQARMWPAQKPVQPTVHQLHANGRLFPPNYLHESWLDYLYWDSELEP from the coding sequence GTGGACGGCTTCGTCACATCGCCGCAAGCTTATCCGGCGCTTGTTCTCAACGCCGATTTTCGCCCGCTGAGCTATTATCCCCTGTCGCTCTGGGCATGGCAGGATGCGGTCAAATCGGTGTTTCTCGACAGGGTCAATATCGTCTCCTATTACGATCGGGTCGTCCGCAGCCCGACTTTCGAGTTCCGTTTACCAAGCGTTGTGGCGCTGAAGAGCTATGTGAAGCCCGCGCGATATCCGGCCTTTACCCGGTTCAACCTGTTTCTGCGCGACCGCTTCACCTGCCAATATTGCGGCTCGCGTGATGATCTCACCTTTGACCATGTGATTCCCCGCTCAAGAGGCGGGCAGACCACGTGGGACAATGTGGTGGCCGCTTGCGCGCCCTGTAACCTCGCCAAGGGTGGCATGCTGCCGGATCAGGCGCGGATGTGGCCGGCGCAGAAGCCCGTGCAGCCCACGGTCCATCAGCTGCATGCCAATGGCAGGCTGTTCCCGCCGAACTACTTGCATGAAAGCTGGCTCGATTATCTCTATTGGGATAGCGAACTCGAGCCGTAG
- a CDS encoding DNA-3-methyladenine glycosylase family protein, protein MTITIETLDHVQEGISALIAREQRFGDMLAVTGMPPLRRLPGGFPGLVRIITEQQLSLASAAAIWGRMQSLHGPIEPARMLSLADDDFRAAGQSAAKIKTIRALSRALVEGHLDIAALDRAEDDHIRRQLTSVPGIGPWTAEVYLLACLGRPDAWPAGDLALQVATQAGLGLATRPDARAMIRLAECWRPWRAVAARLIWAYYATLKTSTKSAPRLHEVIST, encoded by the coding sequence ATGACCATCACGATCGAAACCTTGGATCATGTTCAGGAGGGTATCAGCGCCCTCATCGCGCGGGAGCAGCGCTTCGGCGATATGTTGGCTGTCACCGGCATGCCACCATTGCGCCGGCTGCCGGGCGGGTTTCCAGGCCTCGTGCGGATCATCACGGAACAGCAGCTGTCGCTCGCAAGCGCTGCGGCCATATGGGGGCGCATGCAATCGCTGCATGGGCCTATCGAGCCCGCGCGAATGCTGAGCCTTGCCGATGATGATTTCCGCGCAGCCGGCCAGTCCGCGGCAAAGATCAAGACGATCCGCGCCCTGAGCCGTGCGCTCGTTGAGGGTCATCTCGATATCGCGGCGCTCGATCGGGCGGAAGACGATCATATCCGGCGCCAATTGACGAGTGTTCCCGGCATTGGGCCCTGGACCGCAGAGGTTTATCTGCTCGCCTGTCTCGGCCGGCCGGATGCTTGGCCGGCAGGGGATCTTGCGTTGCAGGTTGCGACACAAGCAGGATTGGGTCTCGCGACTCGGCCGGATGCGCGCGCCATGATCCGGCTTGCGGAGTGCTGGCGGCCGTGGCGGGCCGTCGCCGCCCGGCTGATATGGGCCTATTACGCCACCCTGAAGACAAGCACCAAGAGCGCTCCCCGCCTTCACGAGGTCATCTCCACATGA
- a CDS encoding branched-chain amino acid ABC transporter permease, which produces MQTAISVAIDATLITMVFALAAFGLAIIYGLVGVINLGHGAMLTLGAYFTWAAVNAHVPFFLAVILAGVGVGLIGLLFEHLVIRHFYDRPFDTLLLTWGFFLISTELVKIVFGSSFRNVPSPFPGSLDLGFYQVPAYRAFIAVVTVALLAGAALVFFKTSLGIKIRALIQNQEVAGLLGLNIAVTYKLVFGFGAFMAGLAGGLIAPMLSIDPYIGNIFLVRSFFVVIVGGIGQLLSGTLLGSFFIGGSETIIALFSSQVVAQMAVFLLAIVILRFRPQGLMSER; this is translated from the coding sequence ATGCAGACAGCTATCAGCGTGGCAATCGACGCCACGCTCATCACCATGGTGTTCGCACTGGCCGCCTTCGGCCTTGCGATCATCTATGGGCTGGTGGGCGTGATCAATCTCGGGCATGGGGCCATGCTCACGCTGGGCGCCTATTTCACCTGGGCGGCGGTCAATGCGCATGTTCCCTTCTTTCTTGCGGTCATCCTCGCCGGGGTGGGGGTTGGCCTCATCGGCTTGCTGTTCGAACATCTGGTGATCCGGCATTTCTATGACCGACCGTTCGACACGCTGCTTCTCACTTGGGGTTTCTTCCTGATCTCGACGGAGCTGGTGAAGATCGTGTTCGGCAGCAGCTTCCGCAACGTGCCGAGCCCGTTTCCCGGCTCGCTCGATCTCGGCTTCTATCAAGTGCCGGCCTATCGCGCCTTCATCGCTGTGGTGACCGTCGCGCTGCTCGCGGGGGCCGCGCTGGTGTTCTTCAAGACCAGTCTCGGGATCAAGATCCGCGCCCTCATCCAGAACCAAGAGGTGGCGGGCCTGCTCGGGCTCAATATCGCGGTCACCTATAAACTGGTGTTCGGGTTCGGCGCGTTCATGGCCGGGCTTGCGGGCGGGCTCATCGCGCCGATGCTGAGCATCGACCCCTATATCGGCAATATCTTCCTGGTGCGGTCGTTTTTCGTGGTGATCGTCGGAGGCATTGGCCAGTTGCTGAGCGGCACATTGCTGGGCAGCTTCTTCATCGGCGGATCCGAGACGATCATCGCCCTGTTCTCATCGCAGGTGGTGGCGCAGATGGCAGTGTTCCTCCTGGCCATCGTCATCCTCAGATTCCGGCCGCAAGGCCTGATGAGCGAACGATGA
- a CDS encoding branched-chain amino acid ABC transporter permease, with protein sequence MSDTVVEQHAKPQTGWRAVSGDIKLAALLFVLLALFPVVIGGYGVYILPQYLLFGVLAMSLGLLWGLGGIVSFGQAAFFAIGGYSMGLAMQAGFGPSGAYLGLICAALAGAVLAGLAGYFLFSAGVRATYFVLVTLALSIIVEQAAVSQSQLTGGWNGMFVDRMSLSFGPLGEISLYEDAAAYYFILPIVALIFFGLRKLSVSRFGKIIVGIRENEDRMVALGYNVSLYKTLAFSLSGALAGLAGALYATHANFVSPSLAGVLFSTEVVVWVAIGGRTSLLGALLGGVAVSALSNYLSSVTPEYWQLVLGIIFILVILFFKEGLAGLVTSFADRVQKGRNHG encoded by the coding sequence ATGAGCGATACCGTGGTCGAGCAGCACGCCAAACCGCAGACGGGATGGCGTGCGGTGAGCGGCGATATCAAGCTCGCAGCCCTGCTGTTCGTGCTGTTGGCGCTGTTTCCCGTCGTGATCGGCGGCTATGGCGTTTACATCCTGCCGCAATATCTGCTGTTCGGCGTGCTTGCCATGTCGCTGGGGCTGCTCTGGGGGCTCGGCGGTATCGTCAGCTTCGGGCAGGCGGCGTTCTTTGCGATTGGCGGCTATAGCATGGGCCTTGCCATGCAGGCCGGGTTCGGTCCGTCGGGCGCCTATCTCGGGCTGATTTGCGCAGCGCTCGCTGGGGCGGTGCTTGCGGGGCTCGCCGGGTATTTCCTGTTCAGCGCCGGTGTGCGCGCCACCTATTTCGTGCTGGTGACGCTCGCCCTGTCGATCATCGTCGAGCAGGCGGCGGTGAGCCAGTCGCAGCTCACCGGTGGCTGGAACGGGATGTTCGTCGACCGGATGTCGCTGAGCTTCGGCCCGTTGGGCGAGATCTCGCTCTATGAGGATGCGGCCGCGTACTATTTCATCCTGCCGATCGTGGCCTTGATCTTCTTTGGCCTGCGCAAGCTCTCGGTCTCGCGGTTCGGCAAGATCATCGTCGGTATTCGCGAGAATGAAGACCGGATGGTCGCGCTCGGCTACAATGTCTCGCTCTATAAGACGCTGGCCTTCAGCCTGTCGGGGGCGCTCGCGGGGCTTGCGGGTGCCCTCTATGCGACGCACGCCAATTTCGTGTCGCCCTCGCTCGCGGGCGTGCTGTTCTCAACCGAAGTCGTGGTGTGGGTGGCAATCGGCGGGCGGACCTCGCTTCTGGGTGCGCTGCTTGGTGGTGTTGCGGTCTCGGCGCTGTCCAATTACCTGAGCAGTGTCACGCCGGAATATTGGCAGCTTGTGCTGGGCATCATCTTCATCCTGGTCATCCTCTTCTTCAAGGAAGGCCTTGCGGGGCTGGTCACGAGCTTTGCCGACCGTGTGCAGAAGGGGCGCAATCATGGCTGA
- a CDS encoding isocitrate lyase/PEP mutase family protein produces the protein MPTQAEKVKRFRALHEERRAFVMANAWTIGSARHLTKLGFEALGTTSAGLAMDLGVNDGEVGRDHSLAVARAIVEATDLPVSADLENGFGDSPATCAETIRLAIDAGLAGASIEDFSGRPDDPIYPLDFAVERVRAAVAAIRSSGRDFVLTARAENFLHGRADLADTITRLKAYEAAGADVLFAPGLPSYRAICDVCSALDKPLNVLMGFGAPALSIDDLARLGIGRISLGSALARTAENAYVNAASWIRERRTFAYRQAVDAALRQ, from the coding sequence ATGCCGACCCAAGCGGAAAAGGTGAAACGCTTTCGCGCGCTCCATGAGGAAAGACGCGCCTTCGTGATGGCCAATGCCTGGACCATTGGCAGCGCCAGGCATCTGACGAAGCTCGGTTTCGAGGCCCTGGGCACCACCAGCGCGGGTCTCGCGATGGACCTCGGCGTCAATGATGGCGAGGTCGGGCGCGATCATAGCCTCGCGGTCGCACGCGCAATCGTGGAGGCGACCGATCTGCCCGTATCGGCCGATCTTGAGAATGGCTTCGGCGATTCTCCTGCCACCTGCGCGGAAACCATAAGGCTGGCGATCGATGCAGGCCTTGCCGGTGCCTCCATCGAGGATTTCAGCGGCCGCCCCGATGATCCGATCTACCCGCTGGACTTTGCCGTGGAGCGGGTGCGTGCGGCAGTAGCAGCCATCCGGTCCAGCGGCCGCGACTTTGTGCTTACTGCACGCGCGGAGAACTTCCTGCACGGCCGTGCCGATCTGGCCGATACCATCACCCGGCTGAAAGCCTATGAGGCGGCGGGCGCCGATGTGCTGTTCGCCCCCGGTCTTCCCAGCTATCGGGCCATTTGCGATGTCTGCTCGGCGCTCGACAAGCCGCTGAACGTGCTGATGGGCTTCGGCGCGCCGGCACTGTCGATCGATGATCTGGCCAGGCTCGGCATCGGCAGGATCAGCCTCGGCAGCGCTTTGGCGAGGACCGCCGAGAATGCTTATGTGAATGCCGCGAGCTGGATCAGGGAGCGCAGGACCTTCGCCTATAGGCAGGCTGTCGATGCGGCGCTCCGCCAATGA
- a CDS encoding disulfide bond formation protein B, with protein MSSLKPRTALFGALALTILTIAAAWGFQLIGGYMPCPLCYRQRWPYYAAIVLGLALMPIARKSEHTAALRFGLFAFAAIMLVSFALGLHHAGVEWGWWPGPDSCAAGPSLGRSGSILPDLSHPQVVSCTEAQWRLFGLSFAGYNALISLLIAAIAAFGALAGRRATPVAHSR; from the coding sequence ATGAGTTCTCTTAAGCCTCGCACGGCGCTCTTTGGCGCGCTCGCTCTCACCATCCTCACCATTGCCGCCGCATGGGGCTTTCAGCTGATCGGCGGCTATATGCCCTGCCCGCTCTGCTACCGGCAGCGTTGGCCCTATTACGCGGCCATCGTGCTTGGCCTGGCCCTTATGCCGATCGCCCGCAAATCGGAACACACGGCAGCGCTGCGCTTCGGCCTCTTCGCCTTTGCCGCGATCATGCTGGTGAGTTTCGCCCTCGGTCTTCATCATGCCGGGGTTGAATGGGGCTGGTGGCCCGGGCCGGACTCCTGCGCCGCGGGCCCGAGCCTCGGCCGGTCCGGCAGCATCCTGCCCGATCTGAGCCATCCGCAGGTGGTCAGCTGCACGGAGGCGCAATGGCGCCTGTTCGGCTTGTCTTTCGCCGGCTACAATGCCCTGATCTCTCTGTTGATTGCCGCGATCGCAGCTTTCGGCGCGCTCGCCGGCCGGCGGGCAACGCCCGTCGCTCACAGCCGCTGA
- a CDS encoding cupin domain-containing protein, whose product MEPPVAIDASAAPPRTKLSNYPEPFASRMKGRLKRPLGDLFGLSNFGVNLTELAPGAVSALQHRHSRQDEFIYILSGHPVLVTGDQETELHPGMCAGFKAGGISHHLENRTEASVVYLEIGDRTEGDEATYPHDDIMAVCEAGAWRFHRKNGEPY is encoded by the coding sequence ATGGAACCACCTGTCGCAATCGATGCATCAGCGGCACCGCCCCGCACCAAGCTGTCGAACTACCCCGAACCCTTCGCCTCGCGCATGAAGGGGCGGCTCAAACGGCCCTTGGGCGATCTGTTCGGCCTGAGCAATTTCGGCGTGAACTTGACGGAGCTGGCACCGGGAGCGGTTTCGGCCCTCCAGCACCGGCACAGCCGCCAGGATGAGTTCATCTATATTCTTTCAGGACACCCCGTTCTGGTCACGGGCGATCAGGAAACCGAGCTTCATCCCGGCATGTGCGCAGGGTTCAAAGCGGGCGGGATAAGTCACCATTTGGAGAACCGAACCGAGGCTTCGGTCGTCTATCTGGAAATTGGCGACCGCACCGAAGGTGACGAGGCCACCTATCCCCATGACGACATCATGGCCGTCTGCGAGGCTGGGGCGTGGCGGTTCCACCGTAAGAACGGCGAGCCCTACTGA
- a CDS encoding alpha/beta hydrolase: MIDGPRLAPFSGRPPEHLVIMLHGFGSDGDDMMELAKQWQRALPEAAFACPNAPEPCDQSPFGYQWFPLTHPKSAQYWPGVQRTGPLLDQFISAELGRYGLVDSRLALVGFSQGTMMALHVGLRRNPPQGGPLAAILGYSGTMAGPEFLLNQIKSRPPVMLIHGELDDVITLEAHDRAVAALVQAGVPVESHISHGIGHAMGIDGLELGLRFVQEQIEAVL; this comes from the coding sequence ATGATCGATGGACCCCGTCTTGCGCCCTTTTCCGGGCGCCCGCCCGAGCATCTGGTGATCATGCTGCATGGCTTTGGGTCGGATGGCGACGACATGATGGAGCTGGCCAAGCAATGGCAACGCGCATTGCCAGAGGCCGCCTTCGCCTGTCCCAATGCGCCCGAACCCTGCGATCAGTCGCCGTTCGGATATCAGTGGTTTCCGCTGACCCATCCCAAGTCGGCGCAGTATTGGCCGGGCGTGCAGAGGACCGGACCGCTGCTCGATCAGTTCATCAGCGCAGAGCTCGGCCGTTATGGGCTGGTGGATAGCCGGCTGGCGCTGGTGGGCTTCAGCCAGGGCACGATGATGGCGCTGCATGTGGGCCTGCGCCGTAACCCGCCTCAGGGCGGACCGCTTGCTGCGATTCTCGGCTATTCCGGCACGATGGCCGGTCCGGAATTTCTGCTGAACCAGATCAAATCCAGGCCGCCGGTCATGTTGATCCACGGCGAACTGGACGATGTGATCACCCTCGAGGCCCATGACAGAGCGGTTGCGGCCCTGGTGCAGGCCGGCGTCCCGGTCGAGAGCCATATCTCCCACGGCATCGGCCACGCCATGGGCATAGACGGGCTCGAGCTGGGTCTACGATTCGTCCAGGAACAGATCGAGGCCGTGCTTTAA
- a CDS encoding alpha/beta hydrolase family protein: protein MIEPRPVQLHCRDGISLGADIWRPYRSEPLGHVVINPATGVLARYYHRYAQFLAEHGFWVLTYDYRGIGASRPQRLRGCGYRWSDWGELDFEAALTFARNGHPDSPLLVVGHSIGGFLPGLAPSARVIDRILSVGAQFAYWQDYAKKARARMFLKWHLFMPLVTAALGYFPGKRLGWLEDLPAGVANEWSFRRSRMELSHPPAHRHEILERFAAVKGEILAIAVSDDEYGTPRAIRRGLSYYSNARKIEVLLRPADYALERIGHFDLFHSRHKAGFWLDTVLWLRDAVNPWPGHPFTPEPEHMHLPGKCRAQLSPAGRPS from the coding sequence ATGATTGAGCCACGCCCGGTCCAGTTGCACTGCCGCGACGGCATCTCGCTGGGTGCGGACATCTGGCGCCCGTATCGATCCGAGCCTCTGGGCCATGTCGTTATCAATCCGGCAACCGGCGTGCTCGCTCGGTATTACCACCGCTACGCTCAGTTCCTGGCAGAACATGGATTTTGGGTTCTGACCTATGACTATCGCGGAATTGGTGCATCTCGCCCCCAGCGCCTCCGCGGCTGCGGTTATCGCTGGAGCGATTGGGGGGAGCTTGATTTCGAGGCGGCCCTCACTTTCGCGCGCAACGGTCATCCGGACAGCCCCCTGCTCGTCGTAGGCCACAGCATTGGCGGTTTTCTGCCGGGCCTTGCTCCCTCCGCACGCGTCATCGACCGCATCCTGTCGGTCGGCGCCCAATTCGCCTATTGGCAGGACTATGCCAAGAAGGCGCGCGCCCGGATGTTTCTCAAATGGCACCTGTTCATGCCCCTGGTCACGGCAGCGCTCGGCTATTTTCCGGGCAAGCGCCTCGGCTGGCTGGAGGATCTGCCCGCTGGCGTTGCCAATGAATGGAGCTTTCGCCGCTCACGCATGGAATTGAGCCATCCACCCGCCCATCGGCATGAGATCCTTGAGCGCTTCGCGGCAGTAAAGGGGGAAATCCTCGCGATCGCCGTATCCGATGACGAATATGGCACCCCTCGGGCCATACGGCGGGGCCTGTCCTATTACAGCAATGCACGCAAGATTGAGGTGCTGCTGAGGCCCGCAGATTATGCGCTGGAGCGCATCGGGCATTTCGACTTGTTTCATTCCCGGCACAAGGCAGGCTTCTGGCTCGACACCGTGCTCTGGCTTCGTGATGCGGTGAACCCCTGGCCCGGCCATCCCTTCACGCCAGAGCCCGAGCACATGCATCTGCCCGGAAAATGCAGGGCGCAACTGAGCCCTGCGGGGCGCCCCTCCTAG